A region of Sesamum indicum cultivar Zhongzhi No. 13 linkage group LG7, S_indicum_v1.0, whole genome shotgun sequence DNA encodes the following proteins:
- the LOC105166548 gene encoding putative UDP-rhamnose:rhamnosyltransferase 1 — MAAKNQQNLHIAVLPWLAFGHIIPYLELSKHIAQKGHRISFISTPRNIDRLPKLPPHLSSSIALVKIPLPRIAELPENAEATMDIHAGQMGLLKKAFDALEPGLTRFLEDSRPDWIIYDFAAHWVPPVAVRLGISRAFFFIINAWFLGFFGATDTLISGSDYRTKPEDFMVPPKWVKFETKVAFRRFEAEWSDGASKSNESGFSDYYRIGKVIAGCEAILIRHCNEFEPEWLTLLEELHHRPVIPLGLMPPKVQDHSTNNDANHTVWTGIKNWLNRQNKGSVVYVALGSEVTPSQDQVVELAHGLELSGVPFFWVLRKVSASESKPVELPNGFEERVSGRGMVWRSWAPQVEILKHASVGGFLSHCGWSSIVEGLMYGNPLITLPFLVDQGLNSRVIVEKQLGVEIPRNEQDGTYTRKWVADSVKLVMVGEEGRKFQERAQEMSLVFGDEELHRRYIDTAIQFLQNHTMP; from the coding sequence ATGGCGGCCAAGAACCAGCAAAACCTCCACATAGCAGTACTCCCATGGCTAGCCTTCGGTCACATAATCCCATATCTCGAACTCTCCAAGCACATAGCTCAAAAGGGTCACAGAATCTCATTCATTTCCACCCCAAGAAACATCGATCGCCTCCCCAAACTCCCACCGCATTTGTCTTCTTCCATAGCTCTGGTCAAAATCCCACTCCCAAGAATCGCTGAGCTCCCAGAAAATGCAGAAGCCACCATGGACATCCATGCCGGACAAATGGGCCTTCTCAAGAAAGCCTTCGACGCCCTCGAACCCGGCCTAACCCGTTTCTTGGAGGATTCACGCCCGGATTGGATCATCTACGACTTTGCTGCACACTGGGTGCCTCCTGTTGCGGTCCGGCTTGGGATTTCCAGGgccttcttcttcatcatcaacGCCTGGTTTTTAGGCTTTTTTGGAGCAACCGACACCTTGATCAGCGGCTCAGACTATCGGACCAAGCCAGAAGACTTCATGGTCCCGCCAAAATGGGTCAAGTTCGAGACCAAGGTAGCTTTCCGGCGCTTTGAAGCTGAGTGGTCGGACGGGGCGAGTAAATCTAATGAGTCGGGTTTTTCTGATTATTACCGTATAGGAAAAGTTATAGCTGGGTGTGAAGCAATTCTTATTAGGCACTGCAATGAGTTTGAACCGGAGTGGTTGACTTTGCTGGAAGAGCTTCATCATAGGCCAGTTATTCCGCTAGGATTGATGCCACCTAAAGTGCAAGATCACAGCACAAACAATGATGCAAATCATACCGTATGGACCGGGATCAAAAACTGGTTGAACCGTCAAAACAAAGGGTCTGTAGTTTACGTAGCACTAGGTAGTGAAGTGACTCCTAGTCAAGATCAGGTGGTTGAGTTAGCCCACGGGCTTGAGTTATCCGGAGTGCCTTTCTTTTGGGTGCTACGGAAGGTCTCGGCGTCGGAGTCGAAGCCAGTGGAGCTGCCTAATGGATTTGAGGAGAGAGTAAGCGGTCGTGGGATGGTTTGGAGGAGTTGGGCTCCTCAAGTGGAGATATTAAAGCATGCGTCTGTGGGTGGATTCTTGAGCCATTGCGGGTGGAGTTCGATCGTGGAGGGACTCATGTATGGTAACCCACTGATCACACTACCCTTTCTAGTGGACCAAGGTTTGAATTCCAGGGTTATTGTTGAGAAGCAATTAGGAGTGGAAATTCCACGAAACGAGCAAGACGGGACGTACACAAGGAAGTGGGTTGCTGATTCGGTAAAGCTGGTGATGGTGGGAGAAGAGGGAAGGAAGTTCCAGGAGAGAGCGCAGGAGATGAGCTTAGTATTTGGTGATGAGGAGTTGCACAGACGCTACATAGACACTGCCATTCAGTTTCTTCAAAATCATACAATGCCTTAG
- the LOC105166552 gene encoding uncharacterized protein LOC105166552 — protein MATTPARVCTLVSLKVQAAHDSSRRAGVEPKAQRKGGRRELLLLSTTALVADSRADLLNKYLKKSEENKAKNDKERLESYYKRNYRDYFGLLEGDLKQKKELSESEKGILEWLENNK, from the exons ATGGCAACAACACCTGCCAGGGTTTGTACATTGGTTTCTCTCAAGGTACAAGCAGCTCATGACAGCAGCAGGAGAGCAGGAGTTGAACCAAAAGCACAGAGGAAAGGAGGAAGGAGAGAGCTGCTTCTTCTCTCAACAACTGCACTTGTTGCTGACTCCAGAGCTGATCTTCTCAACA AATATCTGAAAAAATCAGAAGAAAACAAAGCCAAAAATGACAAGGAG AGACTGGAGAGTTACTACAAGCGCAACTACAGAGATTACTTTGGTTTGTTGGAAGGGGATCTGAAGCAGAAGAAAGAGCTGTCTGAATCAGAAAAGGGCATTCTTGAATGGCTTGAGAACAATAAATAG
- the LOC105166550 gene encoding 54S ribosomal protein L51, mitochondrial → MSLRGVWQLQKLIVSFCNWGGSSRGIRAFMESHLPAFREKNPQLEVVTELNRGYHPFLKGFYKNKNERVVCVKNMSPEDILQSATRLRNSQGRKVVKLKTRHVTKHPSVQGTWATDLKM, encoded by the exons ATGTCATTGAGAGGTGTATGGCAACTGCAAAAGCTGATTGTGAGTTTCTGTAACTGGGGTGGCAGTAGCAGGGGCATCAG GGCATTTATGGAATCTCATTTGCCTGCTTTTAGAGAGAAGAATCCCCAGCTTGAGGTGGTCACTGAACTAAATCGTGGTTATCATCCGTTTCTGAAAGGATTTTATA aaaacaaaaacGAGCGGGTTGTCTGCGTCAAGAATATGAGTCCAGAGGACATACTCCAATCTGCTACTAGGCTAAGAAATTCACAAGGAAGAAAGGTGGTGAAGCTGAAGACAAGGCATGTAACCAAGCATCCTAGTGTTCAAGGGACGTGGGCAACAGACTTGAAGATGTGA
- the LOC105166549 gene encoding uncharacterized protein At2g38710-like isoform X1 yields the protein MVSANKEMVVYCFDTLVAHYNSEEAPPPAFDEGHHPLFVTWNKVVNGGERRLRGCIGTLEARCIVNGFRDYALTSALRDRRFPPIQAKELPYLECTVSILTNYETAHDYLDWEVGKHGIIIEFTDPDYNTRRNATYLPYVAAHQGWTKIEAIDLLIRKAGYNGTITEQLRKRIQLTRYQSTLFTMGYSDYVSYVKTTRGDALTINGAKPHDTDGFFTSFLSRKEAFG from the exons ATGGTGTCCGCAAACAAAGAAATGGTTGTATACTGCTTTGACACACTGGTTGCGCACTACAACAGCGAAGAAGCTCCTCCCCCGGCGTTTGATGAGGGTCATCA CCCTTTATTTGTGACTTGGAATAAAGTGGTGAATGGTGGGGAGCGCCGTTTACGTGGATGCATAGGGACTCTTGAAGCTCGCTGTATAGTAAATGGTTTCAGGGACTATGCTTTGACAAG TGCCCTCAGGGACAGACGTTTCCCCCCTATACAAGCTAAAGAATTGCCTTATTTGGAATGTACAGTTTCCATCCTGACTAATTATGAAACTGCTCATGACTACCTAGACTGGGAG GTTGGCAAGCATGGAATTATTATTGAGTTCACTGATCCTGACTATAACACTAGGCGAAATGCCACCTACTTGCCTTATGTTGCTGCTCACCAAG GCTGGACAAAGATTGAAGCAATTGACTTGTTGATTAGAAAGGCTGGTTATAATGGCACCATTACCGAGCAACTGCGAAAGCGTATTCAACTCACCCGATACCAGAGCACTCTATTTACAATGGGCTACAGTGATTATGTTTCTTATGTCAAAACAACTAGAGGTGATGCTCTGACTATTAATGGGGCAAAACCACACGATACTGATGGTTTCTTTACCTCCTTTCTGAGCCGGAAAGAAGCATTTGGCTGA
- the LOC105166549 gene encoding uncharacterized protein At2g38710-like isoform X2 produces MQSFICGPLFVTWNKVVNGGERRLRGCIGTLEARCIVNGFRDYALTSALRDRRFPPIQAKELPYLECTVSILTNYETAHDYLDWEVGKHGIIIEFTDPDYNTRRNATYLPYVAAHQGWTKIEAIDLLIRKAGYNGTITEQLRKRIQLTRYQSTLFTMGYSDYVSYVKTTRGDALTINGAKPHDTDGFFTSFLSRKEAFG; encoded by the exons ATGCAGAGTTTTATTTGCGG CCCTTTATTTGTGACTTGGAATAAAGTGGTGAATGGTGGGGAGCGCCGTTTACGTGGATGCATAGGGACTCTTGAAGCTCGCTGTATAGTAAATGGTTTCAGGGACTATGCTTTGACAAG TGCCCTCAGGGACAGACGTTTCCCCCCTATACAAGCTAAAGAATTGCCTTATTTGGAATGTACAGTTTCCATCCTGACTAATTATGAAACTGCTCATGACTACCTAGACTGGGAG GTTGGCAAGCATGGAATTATTATTGAGTTCACTGATCCTGACTATAACACTAGGCGAAATGCCACCTACTTGCCTTATGTTGCTGCTCACCAAG GCTGGACAAAGATTGAAGCAATTGACTTGTTGATTAGAAAGGCTGGTTATAATGGCACCATTACCGAGCAACTGCGAAAGCGTATTCAACTCACCCGATACCAGAGCACTCTATTTACAATGGGCTACAGTGATTATGTTTCTTATGTCAAAACAACTAGAGGTGATGCTCTGACTATTAATGGGGCAAAACCACACGATACTGATGGTTTCTTTACCTCCTTTCTGAGCCGGAAAGAAGCATTTGGCTGA
- the LOC110012337 gene encoding uncharacterized protein At2g27730, mitochondrial-like, which produces MAMRCVVSRGVVCRLAEGNWQKSKLCCFSDDRGRVLSEEERAKETVYIQKMERERMEKLKKKKAEQEKAEKEKSDKKSEGDAHKS; this is translated from the exons ATGGCGATGAGGTGTGTCGTTTCGCGCGGTGTAGTGTGTCGTTTGGCTGAGGGAAACTGGCAAAAATCGAAACTTTGCTGCTTCAGCGACGACAGAGGACGGGTGCTCAGTGAAGAAGAGCGTGCTAAGGAAACAGTTTACATTCAg aaaatggagagggagCGGATGGAGaaactgaagaagaagaaggcgGAGCAAGAGAAAgctgaaaaggaaaaatctgACAAG AAGTCTGAAGGAGATGCTCATAAGAGCTGA